The window CCCTGGTTCTTCCactgatattttacatttttctttgtggaaaaataaacattcacaCTTGGCAGCGGTAGACTTTTGTCTTTAAGTGTGCCAGAGGCCAAGTCAAGTCTGAGAGCTGGCTCTGTTAATAAAAACACCTGCGCTGAGCTCTGTTTTAACGGTAAAATGAATTACCAGCATTACCGACTGCCTCCCCTCACCTTCTTGAGGGTGGATCGGTTACCCTGCATGTAGCTACGGTGCATCTCCAACACCTTCTGCGGCCTGCTGCGCATCCAGGCGCTAAGCGTCTCGATGGGGGAGCCATTTACACTCCACTCAGTCACACCAAACTGCCTCAGGTGGGCTCGCGCATGGCTGGCCAGTGCCTTACGGTTCTCAAAGAAGAAGCCACACAGCTCACAACTAGGATCTGAAAAGTACAGGAAGGGAGTTAAGTGAATTGAGCTTCTTTGTAAAGATGATCTACataatagaaaaacagaaacctaACTCACCCTGGTGTCCGTGCTTGTCTGGCGAGGGTTTTCTTTTGAAGGAGAAATCGTGTGGCAGAGGGGAGAAAGTCTTTAGCTGATGTGGCGGGGAGTGGTCGGTCTCCACTGACTGGGCCTCCTCAGAAAGAGGCCTTTTCCCCAGTGGGGACATCCTGAAGAACTTCCCTGCAGGTGGGGTAGCAGACGTGCCCACAGACCCCAGGCCCTGCTTGTGGAGCCTCGAGCCTGATTGCAGCAAACTGAGAGGAGATTTGCGGAACTTGGAGGACTGGTAGCCTGAAACACCCAAACCCTCTGAAGTGCCCCCTGTGCTCTCCCATCGGGGACTGTTGGTTCCCTGGCTCGACTCCCTCTTCACTCCCTGGTCTGAGTTAGAGGAAGCGCCTACCCCTTTCTTGTGCATTACCTCCCTCAGGGTGTCAATTGGCGAGCCGTTGACGGACCACTCAGTGATGCCCATCTGGCGAAGGTGGGAGCGGGCGTGGCTGGAGAGGCCTTTGCGGTTCTCAAAATATTCCCCGCAGAACTCGCAACGAATATCTCTTGTAGGCTCCGCTTCATGAGCCATGGCTAcggagagagcagagagaaaaatcacCAACCCTGCTCAGACATGCTGTTAACATCTGCAGGTGTAAATGCACCCAAGATGCACTGAGGACACATTTGAGATCATGCACTCGTGTACTTGACTGTGTCCCAGGCCACACTGAAGGACCTTCTATCAACTGACGTCCTCCGTGAAACAATCAGGAGCCGCggcaacacacaaaacaaaacaatgtctgatttcagtttggttcactgtaaacaaaattatgtttacaatacaatacgtctgctttgtgtttaaaGTACGTCTTATCTTCAAACTTTTCGCAGCTGTTTAAACACACTGTTATCAACTACTTTCACCATTTACTCCATATTTATGAAAGAAGATAATGTTTTATTGACCATAAACATGTTACATTTTACAAAGAGTAAACAGGAAACAATTGTTGCCCGCCCCCAGACTACATGCAGTTTtgtgagttgctgagtttgGAGAAACAGTCTAaactttgtgaaacactgtctatgaCAGAGCCTTAATTATTTGTGCCTTCTTGCAAATTCAGCAAACGTTATACTGTACATTCAGCAGAGAAGTCAGATCCAGCGGTCATTTAATGTGCATATGGAGACACATGTTAATGCTGGGTGCGAACTGCTGCACTTAAAACTGTCCAGTTGTGATCGGATCACCCAGAAAGCATGTTAGTACCAGGTCTGAATGGGTTCAGTGATTATTTTAAGGATCCTagtaagaacaaaaaaaaaaagaaaagtatgaTAGGACTAATACAACAAGCACTATTGCTTAATGCAAATATGAACAGTATTATAGCACATTTCCTTTTACTATGACTTGCAAaggaatatactgtatgtgcttttGAATGTCCAGATATGTTTTGCAAGTTGAGAGTCTGTCcagtaaacatgaagctacagcctCTTAAGCTCACTAACTACCACATTATATCATATCCCCTTTGTTGTTTtaaccaaagtgtaaaaacacaattttcttttttttatttacagggAGTTATGCGCCAGACTATTTCTATTACATACTCACCAGACAGAATCACAGAATGACTAGAATCAATCTTCCCATCTAACTCTTGACTAGACAGTAAATAAGGGCATTTCCCAAACTGTATATTACTTTAAGTTGCTGAACAAGCCCTCAAGACAAAATTTAGGCTCCAAGTTACCTAAGTTGAGGGGGAACACACTGTCAGAGCTGCTCCAGTTGAGTGGTTCACCAGAGAAGCCATCATTTCTTCCCACAGCCGCAGGCGTGGTGACCTCCAGCTGCACCGGCTCAGGCTTCAGCTTAAGGATCAGCCCACCAGAGGACGTTGGTGGTGCTGAGCTTGATTTAGACACAGCTGTCTGAGGAGGACTGGAGGGGCGGGCAAAGGCAAAAGGTAGACGACTCAGGAGGGTagctgagggagaggaggaggtcgACAGAGGCGATCGAGGGGGTCCCGGAGAGGACGGAGGTGGAGTTTTGAGAGGTTTTAGTGGAAGAGCACAAGGCAGACCCCGTCTTGTGATGATCTCCCTCAGGGTGTCAATTGGCGAGCCGTTGACAGACCACTCAGTAATGCCCATTTGGCGCAGGTGAGAGCGGGCGTGGCTGGAAAGACCTTTACGGTTCTCAAAATATTCCCCGCAGAACTCACAGCCTATTTCCTTTGGAGGTTCACCTTGGGGATTagagaagtgaagtgaaatatACCCAAAAAGCACCTAATCAAAACACATAGCTATAACCAGGTATTACAGATAAAGCACACTTTATGTGAAGGATTTATCACATTATCACAATAGCCAGGAGGATACCACGAATCCTCTGAAACAAACACTCACTGTGTGGAAGGGCCATGAGCTCGCCACTACTCAGGCGGAAGACCCGCATGGAAGAAGACTTGAGACGCTTGGCAGGTGGGCCAAATAAAgatgaggcagaggaagaggtaGCTTTGGATGTCGACCCACCCCTAGCTGTGGTGACCTTATagaggagagatgaagaagaggaggaagaggaggaggagaggctcAGCAAGGAGGACTGCTTTGGGGAGGAGATGGTGGTAGCGAGGCCCCGTGGTTCTGGGTGGCTGTCAAGCTGCAGTGTACTGACTTTGTGCTTGAACTCGTCAGTATCAATGAGCTGGTTCAGGAGGTCAATGGGAGAGCCCTTGGATTCGGAGTACTCCACCCCAAAGTGCCGCAGGTGGGCTCGTGCATGGCTGGACAGGCCTTTCCGAGTTTCGAACCAGGCACCACACAACTGACAAACAATGTCCTTGTTGGGGTCCACCTCCAGTGCtgcacatgaagaaaaaaataagtaaacTGAGACTCATGAGAACAACAAACAATGTAACCTTGTACCAAGTGTTCAGACACAGACTTCAGTGAGACAGCAGTGACACTTACTGAGGTTGAGAGGAGCGTCATTCTCCTGCGGTGCCCACAGGGGTTTGGCTGCTGTGATGGTAGCCGGAGCAGAAAGGTTAGAGGTCAAGCTTTTCATTCCCCCAGCCTTGTGCTCTGGGGAGCGCAAGGGGGAAGACACGGGCAGTAGAGAAGAAATGGGGGCTTTCCTCACCACTGAGGAGGGTGAGCCAGAATGAGGCGGAGCCGGAGAGGCACCAGGAGAAGCTGTGGgtgtggaagaggaagagggtggtactgcttttgctgctttggccaggatggagagaggaatGGGTTTCTCGTCTAAGTCCATGTCTTCTAATTCCTCATCTTTCTGAGGAACAGACGAGGAGGAGTTCTTGGCTGTAAGGGGCTCCAGAGGAGGTGAGCTTATTCGGGTGTCTATGTCACGCTCCTTGGAAATTTGGTAGAGCAGGTCGATGGGTGCGCCGCTGCTCTCTGAAAAGCTGATGCCAAGCTGGCGCAAGTGAGAGCGGGCGTGGCTGGACAGTCCCCGCCTGGTCTCAAACTGAGCTCCGCACACCTCACACTTCAAGTTGTGAACtgcaaaagaacagaacagatgaGACATCAGTTCAGAGTAACTGATACCACTGCCACTCTGTTAATGtattctttcattattttaaacaagCGCTGCAAAGTTCGCAAAGCAACAGCAGGTGGCTGAGGTTCTTTTAGAGGCCACAGATATCCCAAAGGACATGTCCACATCTTCACCCACTCTGCACCAACACCGACCAAGTGTTAGAGGTGCTCTCATTAGACTCCTTAATACATTTGTCAACCTCTCAGGATTTCCCTAGGGACAACCCTCTGTGATGTAGTGTCGCCGCGCCTCCACACTGACCTAAGGTCAATTTTACAATTTCCCCACTGACAGCTACGATAAGGCTTTGCTGTGGCAAATCCAATCCCTTGTCAACACTCTGGGGTCAGCATTCCCATATTTCTCCCTCACCCTTGGAGTCTGCATCCTCCCTTGGAGAGAGGCTATCTGTGTCCACGCTGCACAGCCCTGTTTTCCCAGGGATCGGGCTCAGTCCGTCCAAAGCTGGAGGCTGCAGTTCCTCCTCATCGTCATCCtcagctgcttcctcctcctcacctaaAAATATGACAGACAATATCCATTTAAGTGTAAAAATGCCAAGTTAATTAGGACAATTCAAGTCAAGCGACAGTGACAACGAATCaccttaaaataaatgttggtgTCTGACAATTtctatgcttttttttttttttttataaagtcAGCCTTTTGAagcatataaatatatttttagtgccttgagaataaataaaagagggagggtgagaaaaaaaaaatcaactcagTCTTGTGAGCTCATTGCCTATAATTCATCAGTCTTTGTAATAACAGCGCATTATAACGTCTTCTGTGGAGAAATGTGCAGGAAAATAATTCAAGTAATGAATTcctgtcataaaaaaaaaagtataactGCACTACTGTATGAAACAAACATGGCAGTCCTGGTTCCCCGCAGTCAGACATTCCTGGGACAAAAGTGCCATTTTCTGCGACAAATCGGTAAATCAAAAGAGACGTGGAGACAGACAATGCTTTTTGTCTGGTGGGCGGCTCTGCGCTTGTCAGTTCATCTCTTGACTGTAAAAGAGCGGTGATGTGACACCTCGGAGCGCAGCGTTATAACACCATCTATTAGAATGAACATAAAGCTGCACACTATTTATAAAACGGAATAAAGTAGCAAACCGCTAACTTGACTTTGTAGCCATTCAGGTAGAGCAACACTGAGCAAGACGACACTTTCAAGTAAAAGTGATACTTCCATTATACTTAGTTGAACCGTATAAGTTGTATTAAGATTACTGACTACGACCGCTTTCGGTCCACAAAGTTACCATAAGCAATCTCACTGGTAGtttgtgctaaaaaaaaaaatatgcacagatGCATGCATTGAGAGCACAGCGTGTCCTCTatcaaaaatcaaagcaaagtAAAATGGCGAGGATTGGGCAACTGTAGGTAATTTTAGAGATCCTGCAGCATTGAAAAATACCGGACGTCATCCCAGACGTGCACAATAAAACCCTCACAGACATTAACAAATCATAAACTGTAACAACAATACCACAACAGCGGAAGAATCATCACAATTTATCCGCGCTTGCAAAACGGAAACACCCGAAACAATACCAATGACCCGCTTTATGAGCTTTTGACATGCATGTCATGGGCTACCTGCATGGCTGTGCGCGACAATAATTTTCTTTACGTGGTGTCTCATGATAAAGAGTTTCTAATGGCTGTAGTCTGGCTACAATGTGACAGAAGATGTGGCGTGAGACGCGCAGTACAACACCGCCGTGTGATCCGAGGGCACGCGGTGCACAGGAATTACAGCGCGCGGTACTCACCGGTCCGCAACCGCAGTGCATCGGACTCCCGGCAGCTGAGGCCAGACAGTTTTTCCGCTATTGTTTGGGTCTACGGGGAGGTGGAAGCAGCCATTTTGCCCCCATATGCACTGCTAAGCTAAGGCGTGACCAATCGAGTGGAGGCGGAGGTTGGGATAAATGCACCGAGTGCCACATCAACCACGGGCATCAGggactctttttctctctctctctgtctctctctcacacacacacactctcacacactatTAAGGCTGATTTTCTCGAAAGCCTCCATCCCGTTTCAAACACTTCACACAGTGCataaaaagcaacacaaagcaaagagacAGATGCACTtttaaacaacagcagcagcagctgaactcaCATTTCCCATTGCTTTATGCATTTGTAATAGTCTTCTTCATCCCTCCGGGTATCATTAATGAGGTCTATATACCCTGTGCCGAGTTCAAAGTGCAGACACTGACAGGGTCACCATCAAACACACCAGCAAGCAACAAGAACCACACAGTCAATATAAAAGGTGCATTTGGCACATTATtacttttcagaataaaacaataataaacttACCTTCACACTCCCCTACACTGTCAGCATTCTTGAAGTGTTGAGGAGATGCTGAAGGCTGTGCATCAGAAGCGGTGGCACTCAGCGTCCTTTCACTTGTCTCCCCCTCTAGCTTTACCTCAATGAttccctccccttcctcccctattttcttctcctcttcctcctcaccctcctccagTGAAGAGCCAGGGCTCCGAGGGGGAGCTGTGGGGATTACAAGGTCGGGCCTGCTGGAGAACAACTCCCTCAGGATGTGGATTGGCGAGATGGTAACATCCCAGTTGGTGATGCCAAAGTCACGGAGGTGGGCCCGGGCATGGCTGGACAGGCCGGCCCGGGTGTCGAAGCCAGCGCTACAGAACTCACAGTGCATCACACTGAATGTATCTGGGTCAAAGTTAGCAACTGTGGAAAGGACAGGCAAAACAAGCGGCACTTTAGTCATGTGACTGTGACTTTAAAGGTGCAAACTGACAGCTGTGCCATCCATTCTGGACTGTCACTCCTTAAATCAAAGCAATGTGTTGACTGCTTAGATTCAAAAGCTGAACTTGTGAAAAGTTAAACTGAAGAGTGACTTACAGTGGTCAGCAATGTTcgtctgtcagtcagtccaccactaCAGACTGAATTAACTCAACAACCACTGGACAATTTGCCATATCAtctggtacagacattcatggcccccagaggatgaatcttatTAACTCTTTCCCTCTAGTGCCAGcagcaaattaaaatttgtgACGCTGAGCAAAATATGTCAACAAATATCAGATGGCTCACCACACTCATACGACACTTCGGTGGACCAAATCCCTGCAAAACCAATGACGTTGTCATCAGCTGTATTTTTATGTAGCACTAATTAGCACATGCTAAGATAGTGAACATGCTTAAAATTctaattttgtttcagttatgATGCTCTTGTGACCCCTATGTTGCGACTCTTGCTTGTCCAGGTTGGGAACCACTTGTAAAATCTTTTCCTATGACGTGTTCCCAGATGGCCATCAGAAAATAAATCCGAAGAAGGGCCACTCTGTTATATATGTTCTACTGTGCTGAGCCAGGCATTTAGGGGAATTATGGTTTAGCTAATCAAGACTACAGCTCATGTTAGGATCATTAAGTGAAgcaactaacaggaaaaaaacattgtctGTATAGACAGATTCTGTtcaacaacaaactgctgacctttttttttctttttctgatagGAGAACTTCTTCTCAATTGCATTGACTTCCTCAGGGGATATGAAGTGACGCACATTGTAGCTTACGCCTACTCGGTTCAGGTGGCCTCTCACGTGATTGGCAAGTCCAATGCCATTATGAAATCGATCGGGGCAGTAGGGGCATTTCCTCTCCACACTCTTGAGTGCCTCTGCATCATCATCAATCCCATCGTTGTCTTCATCCAAGATGCCCTCTGACAGGAAACGTCGCACATGTTCCTCGTCAatgtcgtcatcatcatcatcactgtcaacttctgcaggagcagcagtaACCCGGTTGCTCCTCctcaaaaagaaaacctttcCATCTTTCTCCACTTCCAGCTTGTCTTCGTCCTTCACACTTTTCTTAGAAGGGAGCGATAATGTAGCACTCTGCTGTGCTGAACAGTCATctataaaaaaaagtcaattttgaataaacagagaaatcctgtgtgtatgtacgtgtgCTTAAAATAATATTATGAGCATTTTGGGATTTAGGTGAGAGGTCTTGTAGGGCTTCTTCAAGAAGCTCTTAAAGTCAAtgtactatatagacaaaggtattgggacacctgaccactacactttacactttactgacattgcattctaaatacacagacattaacacGGAGCTGGAGCTCCCTttacagctgtaacagcttccactcttacgggaaggctttccacaagattttggagtgtttctgagggaatttttgcccatctatgcagcagagcatttgtgaggtcagggctctgtgtggaccagtcaacttcttccacaccaaactcatctagTCATGCCTTtatagactttgctttgtgcactgggccacagtcatgctggaatagaaaaggggcTTGCCCAAACTCtaaccacaaagttggaagcatagcattgtccaaaatgtcttggtatgctgaagcattaagatttcccttcactggaagtgaggggcccaaatcaacccctgaaaaacaggtCCATACCActcctgaattcaataataaagaggcctgtcccaatacttctgtctatatatgtctatatactgtacatcaaaAATACTTATGCTAACAAAGCTAGCTTTGTTAGCATAGTTATTTCATTCCCATTCCCATATCTGATTACTTGCAAACTCTTAATGCTTTGATTATGGGtttatacaaatgaaaacatgttagctatttacacatacagcagttacagagcaacattagcattcttTTGGACTCCTGTTCTTTAATGCAAGTCCATTGTTCACTCTACTTTTAGCTCCATTTTAGTCTCCAAGAAATCCTCTGGTTCTTTTGCTCcattatgttcaccagctagttcTTAAATTTTACTGTCAGCTGTTTGGTACTGGGCAAGTAGTGCACTgtagattctttttttttttgtagctttttcactgaaaacagtttcctGCTGTAGCCCAGAAACAAAACTATGTGAGTGGTAAACAGTGAACCAAAATAGTATTGTTTTGTAAAGCCAAAATACTTCGCTTAAGTTTAAAGATGGTGAAATGCTCAATCACAACACAAAGCTATGAGCAAGTAGCATGTAAACAGTGGCTGTAGAGAAATAAGACTAACGTCTTCAGATGCTCAGTTGTCACAATAATCTAGTtttgtgcatgtacatgtaacCAGTGACTTGCCAACAGACTGTATCTACCCGCATAGAAATCAAGTCAAGGCGACTGAGTCTAACCTCAGCATTAGAGGCTTTAGTGTGACACTGAGTCCCACCTGTGTTTGAACGTGCTCTGGTGTGTGGCTTCACTCCAGCAGGTGAGTTGGCCTCTTGTTGGGAACACTCAGTGTCAAGCTCTGTGCTCTGATCTTCGTCCGGCTCTCCATCACCTTCACTCCCGGACAGCTCGTCATCATCTAACCTGGGATGAAACTTAGTCAGATTAGTCCAAGTCCTCCCTCTTCCACTGAACCTCCTGTTCCCAACACACTTGACGACTGCCTGGCTTGTGGGCCGAGCTACAGCTCTTTCTGGTGTTGTGGGGTCATCGGGGGCAGTGACCCCTTGTCGGCTTTTAGACCTCGAATGCTGGCCAGTCTCATCAGCCAGCGCCCCACTGATGGAGACCCGTCCTGGATGAACAAGTTTTTGGTGTTCCCTCATTACAGTCTGACTTGAGGTAAGGAAGGCACAATGGCCACAGGCTAGGGATGCCAAACATGATGGTGAACCAGGGGATGGGGAATCGGCTtgattggtgttttttttcctactgtGTGTCTTAGAGTGATTAGCCAGTGCCTGGGAGGTTCTTGTGCTGAAGTTACACTTGGTGCAGACAAAGCGGCGGCGGCAGGCAGAAACTGCTCTGGCTTGAGCTAGAGTTCGAACTGAATTTGGAGGAGTTGTCTCTGACTCAAGAACTGCTGGgtctgtgtctgctgttgtAATCTGGGCTGGGGAAAGAGGTGGAGATGTGACTATTTCTGGGTATGACTCTTTGCCTGGAATCGAGGCTGCACTTTCATCTTGCATAACAGCGTGGTCTAGGCTTATATGTTTCACGACCTTACCGTCGAGATTCTGAATGTCTCTTGCCTTcccattttcattcagtttctcGATCTCCTCCAAGATCTTCAGACGGGACTCCTGGTGCCTTCTGTGGTGGTCAGCCAGTGTGAGTCGATTTGGCAGGTTCCATCCACATTCGACACACTTAAAGCGTCCACCCTTTCCTAAATGCCTGCCACCCCCTGCACCACTTTGACAGTGTTCATGTATGTGCTCTTGCAGGTGGACCTGCTTTTTGAAGTAAATGCTGCATTCCACACAGGTGAAGATTTCTTTACCTGGCACTACCTCACtatctccctctttgtctcttttccctcctctctctctgaacTTTATTGGTTCTTCAACCGCTCCATCTCCAAAATTAACTTCTTCAAAATCGTAAACCCCTCCACCTTGATTCAGATGTGCAGGCTCAGcaggttttgatttttgaggACTCACTCTTGCCCGCTTGCCAGGTTCAGGCAATGTGCGCTTCAAGGTGCCAAGTCCAGAGAAGGGCCTCAGCAGCacccttttctttctgcatcgCTGAATGAATGTGCAATGAGCCCAGGGGGCAGGAGGGGGACTCTCAGGGTCTGAATCTCCAGGGAAGCTATACACATCTCTCTCAGGCTCCTTCGTGTCTTTCCCCTTGGgcattttctctccctcactattgtctgcctcctcctccatttgGCAACCGTCCTTTGGTTTTACTTTGTCCAGAAACAGCTCAGCTTCCTCTGATACATTCCAGACTTTGCTGTCTGCCACTGTGAATAGAAAACAGAGGAACTGTAAATAAGCActgagataaaaagaaatacactatatagacaaaagtatcgtgacacacctctttattattgaattcaggtgtgcaATAGAGCTG of the Scatophagus argus isolate fScaArg1 chromosome 16, fScaArg1.pri, whole genome shotgun sequence genome contains:
- the wizb gene encoding protein Wiz isoform X2, with the protein product MEPQGQNLTPGTSYGPPAFNSAENDVTPTFLTCTLQSSRSPHVRDGLMSARDSWGHAGDEGSKQTEGTQPSADPGRSAQRRFRSSAFPSSLSWDSDSEKETLDEEELQHFSNPHGLAAHSPGSPSSGLRLDSEDDQQPEKLQHLHSETNSPAPVEGRDDNNESTKTEEPNRSQLGPTELADSKVWNVSEEAELFLDKVKPKDGCQMEEEADNSEGEKMPKGKDTKEPERDVYSFPGDSDPESPPPAPWAHCTFIQRCRKKRVLLRPFSGLGTLKRTLPEPGKRARVSPQKSKPAEPAHLNQGGGVYDFEEVNFGDGAVEEPIKFRERGGKRDKEGDSEVVPGKEIFTCVECSIYFKKQVHLQEHIHEHCQSGAGGGRHLGKGGRFKCVECGWNLPNRLTLADHHRRHQESRLKILEEIEKLNENGKARDIQNLDGKVVKHISLDHAVMQDESAASIPGKESYPEIVTSPPLSPAQITTADTDPAVLESETTPPNSVRTLAQARAVSACRRRFVCTKCNFSTRTSQALANHSKTHSRKKNTNQADSPSPGSPSCLASLACGHCAFLTSSQTVMREHQKLVHPGRVSISGALADETGQHSRSKSRQGVTAPDDPTTPERAVARPTSQAVVKCVGNRRFSGRGRTWTNLTKFHPRLDDDELSGSEGDGEPDEDQSTELDTECSQQEANSPAGVKPHTRARSNTDDCSAQQSATLSLPSKKSVKDEDKLEVEKDGKVFFLRRSNRVTAAPAEVDSDDDDDDIDEEHVRRFLSEGILDEDNDGIDDDAEALKSVERKCPYCPDRFHNGIGLANHVRGHLNRVGVSYNVRHFISPEEVNAIEKKFSYQKKKKKVANFDPDTFSVMHCEFCSAGFDTRAGLSSHARAHLRDFGITNWDVTISPIHILRELFSSRPDLVIPTAPPRSPGSSLEEGEEEEEKKIGEEGEGIIEVKLEGETSERTLSATASDAQPSASPQHFKNADSVGECEGEEEEAAEDDDEEELQPPALDGLSPIPGKTGLCSVDTDSLSPREDADSKVHNLKCEVCGAQFETRRGLSSHARSHLRQLGISFSESSGAPIDLLYQISKERDIDTRISSPPLEPLTAKNSSSSVPQKDEELEDMDLDEKPIPLSILAKAAKAVPPSSSSTPTASPGASPAPPHSGSPSSVVRKAPISSLLPVSSPLRSPEHKAGGMKSLTSNLSAPATITAAKPLWAPQENDAPLNLTLEVDPNKDIVCQLCGAWFETRKGLSSHARAHLRHFGVEYSESKGSPIDLLNQLIDTDEFKHKVSTLQLDSHPEPRGLATTISSPKQSSLLSLSSSSSSSSSSLLYKVTTARGGSTSKATSSSASSLFGPPAKRLKSSSMRVFRLSSGELMALPHSEPPKEIGCEFCGEYFENRKGLSSHARSHLRQMGITEWSVNGSPIDTLREIITRRGLPCALPLKPLKTPPPSSPGPPRSPLSTSSSPSATLLSRLPFAFARPSSPPQTAVSKSSSAPPTSSGGLILKLKPEPVQLEVTTPAAVGRNDGFSGEPLNWSSSDSVFPLNLAMAHEAEPTRDIRCEFCGEYFENRKGLSSHARSHLRQMGITEWSVNGSPIDTLREVMHKKGVGASSNSDQGVKRESSQGTNSPRWESTGGTSEGLGVSGYQSSKFRKSPLSLLQSGSRLHKQGLGSVGTSATPPAGKFFRMSPLGKRPLSEEAQSVETDHSPPHQLKTFSPLPHDFSFKRKPSPDKHGHQDPSCELCGFFFENRKALASHARAHLRQFGVTEWSVNGSPIETLSAWMRSRPQKVLEMHRSYMQGNRSTLKKKASSSSSSSSSSSSQWSSSLAVSLARPQSREVSQGSSRAAECEAGTNQLTAPIRPGRSSPSLSRLAGGLPLQAQVARSELNVRLPRGFERRPLKHPSCPDGPERDSGPPKPPRTGTVPALVPKPPSYPLVKLVGKFYTLKCRFCEVEFHGPLSVQEDWIRHLQQHILKMNYNKPAAPKAASAGPPAVADDPALVQASAAASTSTSSTTSTTPARTTAPNSRSPTPPAERASPLTATEIVKVSEEQPTPSPASIVLPTQTV
- the wizb gene encoding protein Wiz isoform X1, coding for MEPQGQNLTPGTSYGPPAFNSAENDVTPTFLTCTLQSSRSPHVRDGLMSARDSWGHAGDEGSKQTEGTQPSADPGRSAQRRFRSSAFPSSLSWDSDSEKETLDEEELQHFSNPHGLAAHSPGSPSSGLRLDSEDDQQPEKLQHLHSETNSPAPVEGRDDNNESTKTEEPNRSQLGPTELADSKVWNVSEEAELFLDKVKPKDGCQMEEEADNSEGEKMPKGKDTKEPERDVYSFPGDSDPESPPPAPWAHCTFIQRCRKKRVLLRPFSGLGTLKRTLPEPGKRARVSPQKSKPAEPAHLNQGGGVYDFEEVNFGDGAVEEPIKFRERGGKRDKEGDSEVVPGKEIFTCVECSIYFKKQVHLQEHIHEHCQSGAGGGRHLGKGGRFKCVECGWNLPNRLTLADHHRRHQESRLKILEEIEKLNENGKARDIQNLDGKVVKHISLDHAVMQDESAASIPGKESYPEIVTSPPLSPAQITTADTDPAVLESETTPPNSVRTLAQARAVSACRRRFVCTKCNFSTRTSQALANHSKTHSRKKNTNQADSPSPGSPSCLASLACGHCAFLTSSQTVMREHQKLVHPGRVSISGALADETGQHSRSKSRQGVTAPDDPTTPERAVARPTSQAVVKCVGNRRFSGRGRTWTNLTKFHPRLDDDELSGSEGDGEPDEDQSTELDTECSQQEANSPAGVKPHTRARSNTDDCSAQQSATLSLPSKKSVKDEDKLEVEKDGKVFFLRRSNRVTAAPAEVDSDDDDDDIDEEHVRRFLSEGILDEDNDGIDDDAEALKSVERKCPYCPDRFHNGIGLANHVRGHLNRVGVSYNVRHFISPEEVNAIEKKFSYQKKKKKVANFDPDTFSVMHCEFCSAGFDTRAGLSSHARAHLRDFGITNWDVTISPIHILRELFSSRPDLVIPTAPPRSPGSSLEEGEEEEEKKIGEEGEGIIEVKLEGETSERTLSATASDAQPSASPQHFKNADSVGECEGEEEEAAEDDDEEELQPPALDGLSPIPGKTGLCSVDTDSLSPREDADSKVHNLKCEVCGAQFETRRGLSSHARSHLRQLGISFSESSGAPIDLLYQISKERDIDTRISSPPLEPLTAKNSSSSVPQKDEELEDMDLDEKPIPLSILAKAAKAVPPSSSSTPTASPGASPAPPHSGSPSSVVRKAPISSLLPVSSPLRSPEHKAGGMKSLTSNLSAPATITAAKPLWAPQENDAPLNLTLEVDPNKDIVCQLCGAWFETRKGLSSHARAHLRHFGVEYSESKGSPIDLLNQLIDTDEFKHKVSTLQLDSHPEPRGLATTISSPKQSSLLSLSSSSSSSSSSLLYKVTTARGGSTSKATSSSASSLFGPPAKRLKSSSMRVFRLSSGELMALPHSEPPKEIGCEFCGEYFENRKGLSSHARSHLRQMGITEWSVNGSPIDTLREIITRRGLPCALPLKPLKTPPPSSPGPPRSPLSTSSSPSATLLSRLPFAFARPSSPPQTAVSKSSSAPPTSSGGLILKLKPEPVQLEVTTPAAVGRNDGFSGEPLNWSSSDSVFPLNLAMAHEAEPTRDIRCEFCGEYFENRKGLSSHARSHLRQMGITEWSVNGSPIDTLREVMHKKGVGASSNSDQGVKRESSQGTNSPRWESTGGTSEGLGVSGYQSSKFRKSPLSLLQSGSRLHKQGLGSVGTSATPPAGKFFRMSPLGKRPLSEEAQSVETDHSPPHQLKTFSPLPHDFSFKRKPSPDKHGHQDPSCELCGFFFENRKALASHARAHLRQFGVTEWSVNGSPIETLSAWMRSRPQKVLEMHRSYMQGNRSTLKKKSSSPLSASMDSDHILPISSQKASSSSSSSSSSSSQWSSSLAVSLARPQSREVSQGSSRAAECEAGTNQLTAPIRPGRSSPSLSRLAGGLPLQAQVARSELNVRLPRGFERRPLKHPSCPDGPERDSGPPKPPRTGTVPALVPKPPSYPLVKLVGKFYTLKCRFCEVEFHGPLSVQEDWIRHLQQHILKMNYNKPAAPKAASAGPPAVADDPALVQASAAASTSTSSTTSTTPARTTAPNSRSPTPPAERASPLTATEIVKVSEEQPTPSPASIVLPTQTV